The genomic region GATGTATTCAAATTCACGTGGACACTTAAAAATCACATCAACGAATCCATATCAAAAACCGAAATTTGTATTTAATTATTTATCAACACCAGAAGATCGACAAGAATGGGTTGAAGCTATTCGTGTCGCACGAAACATCTTGAAACAACCATCAATGGATCAATATAATGGTGGCGAGATTTCTCCAGGCCCATCTGTACAAACGGATGAAGAGATTTTAGATTGGGTACGTCGTGACGCAGAAACAGCCCTACATCCATCATGTAGTGCAAAAATGGGACCTGCTTCAGATCCGATGGCTGTCGTGGACCCATTAACAATGAAAGTACACGGTATGGAAAATTTACGTGTTGTTGATGCTTCAGTGATGCCAACAACAACAAATGGTAATATCCATGCTCCAGTATTAATGCTTGCTGAAAAAGCAGCAGACATTATCAAAGGGGTTAAGCCATTAGAGCCTGAATATGTCGATTACTACGTACATGGCAAAAATGACCCTGAAGACGGCGCAATCGAGTCACACTATTAAATGATACAAATTTAATACGCATACAAAACGATGACAAAGAGAGACTTAAATCATAAGTGCCTTTTGTCATCGTTTTATTAGGATTTAGAATTATTTTGTGCTAGGTGATTTAATGAAATTTCTGGAGAACTGAAAATTTGGAACTAAAGAGGTAATATAATATCCGACGTTGAACTAGAAGCAAAATATAAAGGTATATTCATCTCGCAAACATACTACAGAAGATGTTGGTTAGTTTACAAATCAAGAGTAAAAAATTTTAAAATAATGAAGAAAAGGGTGGTAGTCAAATTATAGAGGATAAAGAAGATGGGTATAACATGGTACTAAAAATTATTAATAAGAATGTAACTTCTGGCATTCTTATAAAATGACATATAATATTAATGTTTATTAAATTAAGAAAAACACTTCAAAGATTTCGATACTTTCCCAAAATTTTTCACACTAAAATTATTATAAACAAATCATACTCACTATGAAGAAATATGAAAAGTTGTATATAACAAAAATGATTGTTTTACCCATTAATATTGGAAGGAAGAATTTATCAAAAAGAATTACATACGGAATTTTCACAGTTTTCGCATGGAATCATTTTTTTGATTTCTTCAATATTTATAACCTTTATAAAGTGAGAAGATGTATCTAAAATATTCTTGTCTTTTAACTGTTTTATAATTCTCGCTACATTTTCTCTAGTAGTTCCACAATATTGGGCTAGTTCTTCTTGAGTAATTTTAATTTTAATAATTACCATATCTTTTTCAACTACACCAAATGTATTAGATAATCTAATTAGAACAGATAGAAAGCTACTTAATTTATTTCTTGTTAACATATCTCTGATAAACATATCTTTTTTTATATTTTCTAAAACGAGGAGTTTCATATATAGATTATAGAGGCCATTATTATTTTTAATAATTCTAATAGGAACTTTATAAAATGTAGCATCTGTTTTTCCATAAAAATATTTAAATTTATCACAGATTAATAGATTATTTGGACTTACTATTTTATATATTAAGGTTGTTCCATCAGCATTATCTTGATTAATATATAAAATACCTTTATCGACAAAATACAAGTATTCTTCAAAGGATTCATTAAGAGTATGTCCTTTACTTAACTCGCTTTTCTTTCCATTCTTTTTGATAAAGTCTTTCATAATTGTGAATCTATCCATGAAATAACCCCTCCTTATAAAAAGTATAGCACTGATTTGTGATTTTGTAACATATGTTACATCTTTTGCAATTTTTATCTGTTAAAATAAGGTTGTAGTCAAATAAAAGTAGAGGGGGAGAGCCTAATGGAGAAAGGCGTTATGGTAAGTAACAAAGGTTGTTCTGCATGTTCAATCGGCGCTGCTTGTCTTATTGACGGTCCATTCCCTGACTTTGAAGTC from Staphylococcus felis harbors:
- a CDS encoding Crp/Fnr family transcriptional regulator → MDRFTIMKDFIKKNGKKSELSKGHTLNESFEEYLYFVDKGILYINQDNADGTTLIYKIVSPNNLLICDKFKYFYGKTDATFYKVPIRIIKNNNGLYNLYMKLLVLENIKKDMFIRDMLTRNKLSSFLSVLIRLSNTFGVVEKDMVIIKIKITQEELAQYCGTTRENVARIIKQLKDKNILDTSSHFIKVINIEEIKKMIPCENCENSVCNSF
- a CDS encoding subtilosin A family bacteriocin, which codes for MEKGVMVSNKGCSACSIGAACLIDGPFPDFEVMGITGTFGLSS